The Pseudomonas sp. TH06 genome has a window encoding:
- a CDS encoding RnfABCDGE type electron transport complex subunit G: MNRTTSALTLLLVAVVGVGATYLVQRSNAPQIAAAQRLLDSRKLLDVLAADTYDNQPLEQPLVLANVALSHSTLIGGYRATRAGKPVAVLLRSQTEGYAGSIELLIAIDADGKLLGVKTLKQTETPALGGHLGDWPNTWLQVFTGKSSNQPTDSGWALKKDQGQFDQMAGATITSRAAIHAIHDALRYFDEHRAPLLGNEP; encoded by the coding sequence ATGAATCGGACGACAAGCGCGCTCACGCTGCTACTGGTGGCCGTCGTCGGCGTCGGTGCGACGTACCTCGTACAACGCAGCAATGCACCGCAGATTGCCGCTGCGCAACGTCTGCTCGACAGTCGCAAACTGCTCGACGTGCTCGCGGCAGATACCTACGACAATCAACCGCTGGAACAGCCGCTGGTCCTGGCAAACGTAGCCTTGAGCCACAGCACGCTGATCGGTGGCTATCGCGCGACCAGGGCTGGCAAGCCAGTCGCGGTGTTGCTGCGCAGCCAGACCGAGGGCTATGCGGGCAGCATCGAATTGTTGATTGCCATTGATGCCGACGGAAAACTGCTCGGCGTAAAAACCCTCAAACAGACAGAAACTCCGGCACTGGGCGGACATTTGGGCGACTGGCCGAATACGTGGTTGCAGGTATTTACCGGCAAATCGAGCAATCAACCGACGGATTCCGGTTGGGCGCTGAAAAAGGATCAGGGGCAGTTTGATCAAATGGCGGGCGCGACCATTACCTCCCGCGCGGCGATCCATGCCATTCATGATGCGCTGCGCTACTTCGATGAGCATCGTGCGCCGTTACTGGGGAACGAACCATGA